The Bernardetia sp. genomic sequence TTAATTTTTTCTAGTATTTCTGGTACTGTTGCAGTAATATGCTTTTTATAATCTTCATAAGTTGAATTTATACTGTTATAGATTTCTTTATAATCATTTGAAATAAATTTACTTTCTAAATATTCATCCATACCCTTTATATTCCCACTTTCTATCTCTTCAATATTCTCCTTGAGAATATCAAACTTCTTTTGTAAAGTTTCTTCTAGCTGGTGCTTGAATTTTTTTATCATAGACACTCTGTTTCTTAAAAATTCTTCTTGAACACAAGAAGTAAGGATTATTCTGTCTTTTAAGCGACTAATGACTTCTATAAGTTTTTTTCTTTCTGTAATAGATATTTGATAGTAATCTAATAAAATACTTGTATCTAAAAATATAGGTTCATCACCCTGTAGCTTTTCAACTCTTTCTAAATTTTCAGTATAAAGTTTTAAACCTTCATTTACAGATTTGATAGAATAATTAAGTTTAGAGCCAAACCATAAACTTTCTCCTATTTTATTTTCACTCATTTTATTTTTTAGTTTAATAGATAATGTCTTTTAAGAATAGTTTTATAATGCTTTTTTGATAAATATTTTACCCCACCTGACAAACCACACCCAACTGCTCAATATCTCTTACTAAATTACTACTGGGTTCTATCTGTAAGTGATGCGAAACCGTCTTGACAAAAGTACGCCCTTGCTGTGGTGCTTGGTGGAAAAACTCCATTTTTATTTTGCAATCGCCAGCCTTGCAGTCATTGAAAAGATTTTCTAAATCCATTATGAGCGTTTCGTTGAGATTAAGCAAATTGATAGCAATGTTGATACTTGAAATCGGCTTTTGCTTTACATCACTCAAAAGTGAAATATTCTTGATTTTGAGTTCTACTTGGTCTGGATTTTTGTAGCGTTCTTCCATTCTGCCTGTAATCAACAAAAATTCGCCCTGTACTAAAAAACCTTTGTAGTGGTCGTATTCTTTTCCAAAAAGAGCAAATTTGTAGTTACCAGAATAATCTTCTAGCGTAAAGAGTCCAAAATCTCGCCCAGAGGCTGTTTTTCGGTGAGCTACTTCGGTTATCATTCCTCCTACTTTAAGTTCTGCTCCTTTTCTTGCATTTTCTAGGTTAGCAAGTGTAGAAGTACAAGAAGTTTTCATTTCTATCTTGTACTGGTCTAGTGGGTGTCCAGAGATAAAGAAGCCAACAACTTCTTTTTCCTTGTTGAGCTTATCTATTTCTGCCCAACGTTCTATTTCGGCAAGGCGAGGACGCATTACTTCCACTTTTCCATCTGCTCCTCCAAACATAGACACTTGTGCAGAGGCAGCTTCCTCTTTCTGTGCTTTTGAGTAGGCTAAAAGAAGCTCCAAATTTGTTTTTCCTGTATCCGTTTTGGCAAAAATTTGCGCTCTATGCACGTCATCAAAACAGTCAAGCCCTCCTGCAAAGGTTAAGGCTTCGAAGGTTCTTTTATTGATGACAGATAAATCCATTCGCTCCACAAAATTAAAAATATCATTGTATTTGCCATTTTCTTCTCTTTCTTTTATGATATGCGAAACGGCTGTCTCTCCTGCTCCTTTAATGGCTGCCAAACCAAAACGAATTTGTCCTTTATCATTCACACCAAAACGCTCACTACTTTCATTTACATCTGGTCCAAGAACAGGAACGCCAATGCGCTGTGCCTCATCAATGAAGAAAGTAATTTTATCAATACTGCTAATGTTGTTGCTCAAAACGGCTGCCATATATTCGGCTGGATAATGTGCCTTTAAATAACCCGTTTGGAATGCCACCACAGAATAGGCTGCCGAGTGCGAACGGTTGAAACCGTAGGCAGCAAATTTTTCCATTACTTCAAAAACCTCTTCTGCTTTTTTCTTGTCTATGCCGTGTGTTTTCTTTGCTCCCTCTACAAAAATAGATTTTTGTTTTGCCATTTCTTCGGCTTTCTTCTTACCCATTGCACGACGCAAAATATCTGCACCACCAAGCGAATAGCCTCCCATAATCTGTGCTGCCTGCATAATCTGCTCTTGGTAAATCATAATTCCAAAAGTAGGCTCAAGAATGGGTTTCAAAAGTTCGTGAGGATATTCGACGGTTTCTCTGCCGTGTTTTCGGTCGATATAAGAAGGAATAAAATCCATCGGACCGGGACGATAAAGGGCATTCATTGCAATCAAATCTTCAATATTGGTAGGTTGAAGTTCTTTGAGATATTTACGCATTCCATCAGACTCAAACTGGAACGTTCCGACTGTGTCGCCACGCTGATAGAGTTCATACGCTTTTACATCATCTATCGGAATTTCGTCTGGGTCAATCTTTACCCCATGATTTTTTTCAATTAAATCAATGGCATCTTTAATAATGGTCAGCGTTTTCAGACCCAAAAAGTCCATTTTGAGCATTCCAGCATCTTCAACAACTTTTCCATCAAACTGTGTAATGAAAAGTTCGGCATCTTTGGCTGTCAAGACTGGGATATATTCGGTAATATCGTCTGGCGCAATGATAACACCTGCTGCGTGTGTACCTGTATTTCTGACTGAACCTTCCAAGACTTTTGCATTTTGGAGAACCTGTCCTTGCAAATCTTTTCCTCTAAAAATGCGCTCCAAATCTTCTACTTCTGCAAAGGCTTTGTCTAGTGTCGTACCAGGTTTTTCTGGAACAAGTTTGGCAATTCGGTTGGATTCATCTAAAGGAAGTTCCATCACACGAGCAACGTCTTTAATAGACATTTTGGCTGCCATCGTACCATAGGTTACAATTTGTGCTACTTGATTTCTTCCATATTTTTTAACCACATAATCAATAACTGACTGTCTTCCAACGTCGTCAAAATCCACGTCAATATCTGGCATCGATACACGTTCTGGATTCAAGAAACGCTCAAAAAGAAGGTTGTAATGAATAGGGTCAATGTTGGTAATTCCGATACAGTAAGCTACCACAGAACCTGCTGCCGAATTATGCACCAAAAATGATGAAGTCAGATAATTATGTTCTTCCTCTACCTCAAAATCATAGACTAAGGTTTGGTTAGGAACAGTTTCGATGCTTCGTATTTTGAGTAAAAAACCATCGTGCGTTTCATTTTTTATAGGTTCATAAATGTAGTTCGCCTTTGCTTTCGCTTTACCTATGCGTTTATCTTTTGGAATAGTTACGTAATAAGCTATTTTAATATTTTTGAAGGCTTCTCTTTTTTCTATTCTATTATCTACTCCCAAGGAGGCAGGAATACCAATACGCCAACACAAAAAACGCACTTGGTCAGCTAATTTTCTTGAAACAGTTGTAAATTTGAATTTATACTCATCTTCATGTCCATCTGCTGCACAATATCCACTTAAAAATGCTGCTACATTTTCTTCTTTTGCAGATAAAATAAAATTAGGAACGTATTTAGTCGCTGAATTAAATTCATATTCATCATACAACTTCTTAAAAAGTAAATAAATAGGCTTACTATTTACTGAAAGTTGAATCAACTTTCTAGTTTTTGAATGATTTTCACTTACTTCGCAGCCTATTTCCTCAAACTTATTTTTTACAAAATTCAGACTTGCCTTTTCGTTTTGGTGAAAGGCAAATCCAATCATTGGACGTTCATTTTTTCGTATCCATCCATCTCCTGTAAAAATTCCGAATATCTTATACCAATCTTTATCTAAAGTAATTTTTCGTTGCTGTGGTTTTGTTCGTTGAATAGTATTGCAAAGTGTATTCTGAACATCGTGATAAATGGTTTTATCATCAAAATGCAAATCATTTAGATGTGAATTATCACACAAGTCAGCTAAGTCAAACTCCTTTACTTCTTCAACTTTTACTTTTGGTTTGGGTACAAAAAGCCAGTCGTGTTCTGAAATATCTTGTGCTTGTCTCCACTTTAAATTACCTGTTGGACGTGGTTTTGACCTTGACTTTTTAGTGCTTTCTGCCCAGTTTTCGTAGTTTTTTGGAAAAACTTGTGCTTCTGATAGAATTTTATGGTCTTTGGTAAGTGTAATACCATGCGTTTCTCCGTAATAGGTTTTTATGTTGATTAATTCCTCTTTATTGTTGGTAGGATAAACGAACGTATTTTTTACTCTTCTAATTTTTCCACTCTCTGTAATTACTCTATCTCCAATCTGGACATCACAAATATTTTTAGTCGTTCCATCGTGCATTACCACTTTTGCATCAGCTGTCAAGCAACCACGCCCCGGCCCTACGGCAACGCCAATCTTACGAGCTTCATTGATGAAATCTTGTACAATCAAGAAGTATCCAGGGAAACCCATATCCTTCATAATTTTGAGTTCGTGGTCTATGCGTTCCTTAATGGCTGGAGTAACTTCTTTATAACGCTGTTTTGCACCTTCATACGCCAAGTGAGCCAAAAAAGCATCTTCATCTGCAAATTCTGATGGAATTTCATATTTTGGAAGAAGAATATCACGCTTGAGTTTGATAGGCTCTATTTTTTCAGTTATTTCTATCGTAGTTTCGATGGCTTCTGGCAAATCTGCAAAAAGTTGGTTCATCTCTTCAGCAGATTTGAAATAAAACTCATGGTTTGGAAAACCAAAACGATAGCCACGCCCACGCCCTACAGGTGTACTTTTCGGAATACCATCTTTCACACACAAAAGCGTATCGTGTGCATCAGCATCGTCTTTTTTGAGGTAAAAACAATCGTTAGAAGCAAAATATTTTACATCGTATTTATCTGCCCATCCCAATAAAACTTCATTTACACGCTCTTCTTCTTCTAGTCCGTGGCGTTGGAGTTGAATATAAAAATCATCTCTAAATTCTTCTAACCACCATTGAAACGCCTCTTCTGCTTGCAATTCGCCTTCATTCAAAATCAAATTTGGAATTTCTGCTCCTAATCCTCCTGTTGTAGCAATTACGTTTTCCTTATATTTTACAACAAGTTCTCTATCAATACGTGGATAGCCTGCATAATAGCCCTCTACATAGCCATAGGAACACATTTTGGCAAGATTGTGATAGCCTGCTTGATTTTTGGCTAAGAACACTTGTTTGGTTCTTCGGTCTGGATTGTCTTTGGTAAACTTATGTTTGTGTCTGTCTTCTGTAAGATAAAGTTCTGCTCCAATAATGACTTTTATTCCTAACTTTTCCCCTTCCCCAACAGCATAAAAAGCTCCATGCATATTTCCAGTGTCCGTAATTGCTACGGCTGGCATTTCCATTTCTTTTGCTTTACTAACTATTTTTTTTACGTTTGCCGTACTCTGCAATATCGAAAACTGTGAATGTGTGTGCAAATGCACAAAAGGCAAAATTTCATCTAGCTTTCTGTCTTTTTTTAGTCGGTCGCTGGCTTTGCTTTTTTTCTGAATCTGTTGGAAATTCGCCTCATCAAGCTCTGGAGCTTCATAAACCACCATCTCTGGCGTAATATCTTCAACTGTCGGAACAACTTTATTTTGTAAAAGTCCGAAAAAACATTTTGCTGTTGCATCTACATCATAGGCTGCATCGTGAGCATCGGCAAATGGAACTCCGAAAAGTTTGGTGTGAAGTTCTGTAAGTGTTGGCCACTTGTAGCGTCCTCCTCTTCCCCCTGGAATGGCTACAAAATCTACAGAAGTGAGTTTTGTACAGAGCGTTTCCTTCTCCATAAAGCCACGCTCAATACTCTCACGATAAAACTCTGCTCCCATTACACTCACATCAAACTCTACATTGTGTCCGATAAGAACATCAGCTTTGTCGTAGTCGTCTGCAAATTTATTTAGTACATCAGAAAGAGGTTTGCCTTCGTCTTGCGCCCTTTTGGTAGAAATTCCGTGAACTTTCTCTGCATTGAAGGGAATGGTAAAGCCGTCTGGATAAACGATGTGATTTTGAGCAGAAAGTAGATTTCCCTTGTTGTCGTGCAACTGCCAAGCAATCTGAACCAAGCGAGGCCAGTTGTCAGAGTCTGTAACAGGAGCATTGAAGTTTTTAGGAAGCCCAGTAGTTTCGGTATCGAAGATGAGGTACATAGAGAATAGAGTTTATCGTTGGTGGGGACACCAACAATGGCAAATGATAATTATCTCGTTTTTCTCTACGAATTTACGAAAAAATATGCTTATTTTGTTAGCATATTCAGATGTTTTTAGAAATTATAATTCTTTCAGTCTATGAAAAAAATAGTAGTAGTGCTTTCGCTTTTATTGGTAGTGTTTTCAGCTTTTACTCTAAAAGAATATAGCAAAAAAGAAATTGATGAAATTACAAATGCAATAGATTATAACTCTTCTTTACGTCCACAGATTTTAGATGCCAATGATGTTTATGAAACTGCTTTTGATGGAGGTGGTAAAATAAATTTACATTGGAAACAAGATAATATCAAAAAGATATACAGAGAAATTGGAACTTCATATGGAAGGTTATCTACAATTTTCTATTTTGATGATAATAAAATTATCAAAATCATTGAAATTGAAGAAGATTTTGAGTTTGACCAAGATATGAATATAGAATATGAGAAAGGTGTAAGTGAAGTTTTCAAAGAAGAGATTTATGTTTTTGATTACGAAAATAAAAGCATCCAAATACTCAAAACTGGAAAGCGAAAAGTATCTAATCAAAGGTCTATTTCTGAATATTATCAAGTAGCCAACTTCATCCTAGAAAAAGCAAAGAATTAAACAGGTTTATAGCTATTAGAGTGTTTTATAAATTCAAATTTTTCTAGCTCTTCATAAGTTGGGTAAATAACTTCTCTACTTTCAAATATTTCAAAAAATACTTCTTTTTATAAAAAAAACAATCAGTGCAACAAGTGAAATACCATAACTTTCAGAATGATAGTAATAATATAGCTATTGAGTATGAATGTTGGGAGGTAAACCTTGTTAGTTTTTGTTATTATTAAAACGAAATTTCTTCACTCAATACTTGTCGCCAAATTGGTTGTATTATATCAGACTTAGAGGGATATAATTCCTCGTTAAACTCCAGTTTTATACTTTTTTGGTTGTCTAAATTCGTTATCGTTATGTATTGGTTACAGCCATACTCAAAAGTGTATATAGGTTGATATGTATTCTCTTGTAACTTATACAATGTTGAATTATAACATTTTCCACCACATCCACAGTATTGAAAATCATAATAAAGGTCATTCTCAAAACACATTATCATAGAACGCTGATTTAGAATGACCTTTTTCACGGTGTCCTCTTCCAATACAAACGCTGTATATTTAGCACTGAAATAATTTGGTACGTAATAAATCAACTGACTACTATCACAACTATATGAGTAGGAAACCTCAGATTTTGGATCAATCTCATAGCCTTTTTGCAAAGTAGAGTCTTGAACTATTTCTTTCCAAGAATTATTTTTTGACGATACATAAAAAGCAATATCTTGATATTCATAGCCACCATTATAGCGATATACTGCATAATAAGTCTGATGAGTTGTGTCTATAATTAAACTTCCTATATCCATACCGTCATTGGTATAATATAATTTAGTTTGTTTGCTATTGAGCATTTTTCTAATCATCTGTATGTTGTCTCCTTTACGAATATCTTGTGCAAATGATAAATGAATAAAAAAAGACAGACAATAAATTACAAAAAATATCTTCATACAGCTTCATAAGTTTCCTTACGCCCCTTATTTTGTTTGTTTCTCCATGTGTTCTATCCATTCATTTAAAACATCTAGTTTCTTTCCAGATAAAGTTTTTCTCACTTTCTCTATTTCCAATTTGAATAACTGATAAAATAGTTTTTGATTTTCTTTTTGTAGCAATAAGAACTCTTGCTGCTGCTCACTCAAATTATTTTCTTTTGAAAAAACAGGTTGATACTCTTCTTTTTCTTTATTCCACTCAAAACTGATTTTTACAGTTTTTTCAAATAATATTATGGATGATAGTTCTCTAGTTTCACTTTTATAAGGAAGATAAAATTTACTCTCTATAATAGCATCAATCTCACCAGAAGAGTGAGTGTAAAATTGAGTATGCAAATCAAAATTTAGATAAAGAATACTTCCTGAACTTACCCAATGCTTTCCTCCTAAAGTTAAAACCTTTTTGAATCCACTTTGAGTAAATCTATAAAATAAATACTCATCAACATACATGCCTGTGCCACTCCCATGACGATGTTTTACTCTAATTAGTGGTGTATCTTGGATGATATTAATACCATAATCTAAATCTAGACTATTACCTAAAGTAATATCTTCCCTGTAAATTAGAAACCATTGATTATTGATTTTATCAAAAGTCAAAATTTCAGACTCCCACACATATCCCATGAAAATAATTAACTCATTGTCTTTATCTGCATCAAAATTATCATAAAGAACTACTAAAGCTCCAAATACTGAATCTTTCTTTTGATTTGTATAACCAACTATTTCTTTTGATAATTGCTGAGTTATTTGCTCATGTTCTTCTACATTCTCTGCATACTCTTCAAATTTTAGAACACTAATTTTGTGTATCAAACTATCAGAAATAGGGATATTTTGTGCCTTTAGAGACAAACTAATGAGGAGAAATAACGCTATGATAAATATGTTTTTCATAAGAGTAATTTACTAAATATTTGAAACAAACTACTCCATCTCCTTCATAATTTTCAATCGGAAAAGCTCACGATTAGCTGGCTCTACTTCTTCCGAAGTTGGATAAACTACTTCACCTTTGTGTCCTTTCCACGTATGTTTTACCCAACGTTTTGTATAGACAATCATTCTACGCATATCGTTTACCACAAGCAGAATAACAGGGAAAATCAGTAGGATTACGAACGTTCCAAATCCAATTCCATACGCTACTGAAACAGCCATAGGAATTAAGAATTGTGCTTGGAAACTCGTTTCCATAATCAGAGGAGCAAGTCCTGCCACAGTTGTAACTGTTGTCAGCAAAATTGCTCTAAAACGAGAAATACCTGCATTATAAACAGCGTCTTTCATAGACATTCCCTCTTGAAGATTGGAATTGAATTTACTTACCAAAACCACGGCATCGTTGATAATTACTCCAGAGAGTGCCAAAATTCCCCACAAACTAAGCAGTGAAACAGGCTTATCGGCAAAGAAGTGTCCAAAAACAGCACAAAATAGCCCTAAAGGAATCAGTGACATTACTAAAAGTGACTGACTAAGCGAACGGAATGTAAGTGTAATTAGAAGGATAATCACAAAAAGCATAATCGGCAGTGCAAATTTTAAGGATTCTTGTGACTGACTACTTCGCTGCTGCTGCCCTCCAAATTCATACGACAAACTTGGATATTTGCTCTTCAAATCTATGAGTGTTGAATCTCTAAGGGTATTGATAATGTCCACAGGCGAACCGTTAGGGTCTTCTAACTCTGCCTCTACGGCAATTTCTCTTGAACCGTTGAAGTGTTTTATATCTACAATTCCTCTATCAATGGTATAAGTTGCCACTTCTGAAAGAGGGATTTCCTTACCATCTAAGGTTTTGATACGCATTGTTTCAAGCTGTCCTAAAGTTTCTCTGTTTTCTTCTGGATAACGCACCCAAACACGCACTTCGTCTGTTCCTTTTTGCAATCTCTGTACTTCTTCACCAAAGAAGCCTTGTCGGATTTGATTGGTAATATCAGCATGAGTAAGTCCTAAGAAATAAGCATTGGGTTTGAGTTCTAGTTGTAACTCTCTGCGTCCTACTCTTTTATTGTCTGTAACTTCTTTCAGACCAGCAAAATTTTCTAGCTCTCTTTTGAGTTCTTCGGTGGCTGCATCTAAAGCATCATTGTTTTTAGATAGCAGTCTAATTGAAATAGGCTTTCCAAAACGATTTCGTCCTGCCACAGTAAATAATTCTGCTTCAGGAATGTCTCCTATTTTTTTTCTAACACTATCAGCAATTTGATTACTGGTTATTTCTCTATCATCCATATCTAATAAAGAAATTGAAACATGACCAGCGTGCGAACCGTTTTCACTTCCATCAGATGTTCTGCCTAGATTTCTGAAAGTATAATTGATAAAGTTTTTTTCATCATTAAATTCCTTTTTAAGTTCGTCGTTTACCTCCCAAGCTGCTTTTTCGAAGCGTTCTAAATACGAAGTAACTTTTTCTTTTGGTGTTCCTGCTTTGAAGGCAATGCTGGCATCAAAACTATCAAAAGGGATATTTGGAAAAAATACAACTTTGATAAGCTGTCCATTGACCATTCCCAAAACAATCATCACAAAAACAACAGGTACAAAAACATACACATAACGAAAACGCAGAACATGAGCAAGTGCTGCTCCATAGATTTTATGACGTAGAAAATCAATGCCTTTGTTCAACCCTTCTCTCCATTTTCCTTCACTTTGCGTATCTGCCATATCTTTATGTGTAAGGTGAGATGGCAAGACAAAAAAGGCTTCAACAAGCGAAACAGCCAAACACAACACTACAATCAATCCCATTTCTTGAAGAAAATCAAAACCTTCAATTCCGATAGCAATAGGCATAAAGGCAACAATCGTTGTCAAGACTGATGTAAAAACAGAAGGCATTACTTCAAATGTTCCATCAACAGTAGCACGAAGAGGAGATTTTCCCATTTCAAAATGAGTAAAGATATTTTCTCCAATTACGATTCCATCATCTACCAAAATTCCGACTACGAGTATCATTCCGAAAAGTGAAATCATATTAATCGTAACTCCCATCAGTGTAGCAATAATAAACATTCCAGCAAAAGAAATTGGAATCCCTAAAGCTACCCAAAGCGAAAGACGAAGACTAAGAAAAAGCCCTAAACAAATCAAGACTAACACCAGTCCCATAACTCCGTTATCGATAAGCATTTGAAGACGTTGAGAAAGCAAATCGAAGAAGTCAAAGGAAACGACCATCTCTACATCAGAATGTTTTTTATTAAACTCTTCTACATACTTATTAGCATAAATAGAAATTTCTTCTAAATCCTCTTCTTGCAACTTTGTAAGTTCTAAGGAAACAGCTTGTTTTCCATTTAGATAAAGTTCATTAGGTACATCTGCAAATTGTTCTTTTATGGTGGCAATATCTCTCAAGCGAAGGTCGCTACCATCGTCATTAGCACGCAAGACAATATTTCCAATTTTTTCAGCTATTTTTTCTTTGGCTCTTGAACGAATCAGAATTTCTTCTTCTTTAGATTTGATTGCTCCTGCCGAAATATCACGGTTATTGAGTCTAACTGCTGCTGCAATCTGTTCAAAACGAAGTCCGTAACGTAAAAGTGTTGCTTCAGGAACTTCGATAGAAATTTCTATATCTGGATAACCACTAATATTGAGTTGAGAAATTACGCCTGAAGCCAACATTTCATCCTCAATCTGTTCAGCATATTTTTTTAAGAGAAATAAATCTACATTTTTTCCTTCTTTAGCTCTCAAACCCAAATACATCGTTCGGCTTCGTGGCTTGACTTTAAACACTATTGGACGTTC encodes the following:
- a CDS encoding efflux RND transporter permease subunit — encoded protein: MKKLVEYFVKYPIWANAIIFTMVIFGALCYGWVMKRSFFPETDPTTISVGVVMPGASPEEMEEGITIKVEESLKGIEGIKEITSTSSENNASIIVQLERGVDADEALAEVKNSVDRINSFPTNAERPIVFKVKPRSRTMYLGLRAKEGKNVDLFLLKKYAEQIEDEMLASGVISQLNISGYPDIEISIEVPEATLLRYGLRFEQIAAAVRLNNRDISAGAIKSKEEEILIRSRAKEKIAEKIGNIVLRANDDGSDLRLRDIATIKEQFADVPNELYLNGKQAVSLELTKLQEEDLEEISIYANKYVEEFNKKHSDVEMVVSFDFFDLLSQRLQMLIDNGVMGLVLVLICLGLFLSLRLSLWVALGIPISFAGMFIIATLMGVTINMISLFGMILVVGILVDDGIVIGENIFTHFEMGKSPLRATVDGTFEVMPSVFTSVLTTIVAFMPIAIGIEGFDFLQEMGLIVVLCLAVSLVEAFFVLPSHLTHKDMADTQSEGKWREGLNKGIDFLRHKIYGAALAHVLRFRYVYVFVPVVFVMIVLGMVNGQLIKVVFFPNIPFDSFDASIAFKAGTPKEKVTSYLERFEKAAWEVNDELKKEFNDEKNFINYTFRNLGRTSDGSENGSHAGHVSISLLDMDDREITSNQIADSVRKKIGDIPEAELFTVAGRNRFGKPISIRLLSKNNDALDAATEELKRELENFAGLKEVTDNKRVGRRELQLELKPNAYFLGLTHADITNQIRQGFFGEEVQRLQKGTDEVRVWVRYPEENRETLGQLETMRIKTLDGKEIPLSEVATYTIDRGIVDIKHFNGSREIAVEAELEDPNGSPVDIINTLRDSTLIDLKSKYPSLSYEFGGQQQRSSQSQESLKFALPIMLFVIILLITLTFRSLSQSLLVMSLIPLGLFCAVFGHFFADKPVSLLSLWGILALSGVIINDAVVLVSKFNSNLQEGMSMKDAVYNAGISRFRAILLTTVTTVAGLAPLIMETSFQAQFLIPMAVSVAYGIGFGTFVILLIFPVILLVVNDMRRMIVYTKRWVKHTWKGHKGEVVYPTSEEVEPANRELFRLKIMKEME
- a CDS encoding PIN domain-containing protein; translated protein: MSENKIGESLWFGSKLNYSIKSVNEGLKLYTENLERVEKLQGDEPIFLDTSILLDYYQISITERKKLIEVISRLKDRIILTSCVQEEFLRNRVSMIKKFKHQLEETLQKKFDILKENIEEIESGNIKGMDEYLESKFISNDYKEIYNSINSTYEDYKKHITATVPEILEKI
- the dnaE gene encoding DNA polymerase III subunit alpha, with amino-acid sequence MYLIFDTETTGLPKNFNAPVTDSDNWPRLVQIAWQLHDNKGNLLSAQNHIVYPDGFTIPFNAEKVHGISTKRAQDEGKPLSDVLNKFADDYDKADVLIGHNVEFDVSVMGAEFYRESIERGFMEKETLCTKLTSVDFVAIPGGRGGRYKWPTLTELHTKLFGVPFADAHDAAYDVDATAKCFFGLLQNKVVPTVEDITPEMVVYEAPELDEANFQQIQKKSKASDRLKKDRKLDEILPFVHLHTHSQFSILQSTANVKKIVSKAKEMEMPAVAITDTGNMHGAFYAVGEGEKLGIKVIIGAELYLTEDRHKHKFTKDNPDRRTKQVFLAKNQAGYHNLAKMCSYGYVEGYYAGYPRIDRELVVKYKENVIATTGGLGAEIPNLILNEGELQAEEAFQWWLEEFRDDFYIQLQRHGLEEEERVNEVLLGWADKYDVKYFASNDCFYLKKDDADAHDTLLCVKDGIPKSTPVGRGRGYRFGFPNHEFYFKSAEEMNQLFADLPEAIETTIEITEKIEPIKLKRDILLPKYEIPSEFADEDAFLAHLAYEGAKQRYKEVTPAIKERIDHELKIMKDMGFPGYFLIVQDFINEARKIGVAVGPGRGCLTADAKVVMHDGTTKNICDVQIGDRVITESGKIRRVKNTFVYPTNNKEELINIKTYYGETHGITLTKDHKILSEAQVFPKNYENWAESTKKSRSKPRPTGNLKWRQAQDISEHDWLFVPKPKVKVEEVKEFDLADLCDNSHLNDLHFDDKTIYHDVQNTLCNTIQRTKPQQRKITLDKDWYKIFGIFTGDGWIRKNERPMIGFAFHQNEKASLNFVKNKFEEIGCEVSENHSKTRKLIQLSVNSKPIYLLFKKLYDEYEFNSATKYVPNFILSAKEENVAAFLSGYCAADGHEDEYKFKFTTVSRKLADQVRFLCWRIGIPASLGVDNRIEKREAFKNIKIAYYVTIPKDKRIGKAKAKANYIYEPIKNETHDGFLLKIRSIETVPNQTLVYDFEVEEEHNYLTSSFLVHNSAAGSVVAYCIGITNIDPIHYNLLFERFLNPERVSMPDIDVDFDDVGRQSVIDYVVKKYGRNQVAQIVTYGTMAAKMSIKDVARVMELPLDESNRIAKLVPEKPGTTLDKAFAEVEDLERIFRGKDLQGQVLQNAKVLEGSVRNTGTHAAGVIIAPDDITEYIPVLTAKDAELFITQFDGKVVEDAGMLKMDFLGLKTLTIIKDAIDLIEKNHGVKIDPDEIPIDDVKAYELYQRGDTVGTFQFESDGMRKYLKELQPTNIEDLIAMNALYRPGPMDFIPSYIDRKHGRETVEYPHELLKPILEPTFGIMIYQEQIMQAAQIMGGYSLGGADILRRAMGKKKAEEMAKQKSIFVEGAKKTHGIDKKKAEEVFEVMEKFAAYGFNRSHSAAYSVVAFQTGYLKAHYPAEYMAAVLSNNISSIDKITFFIDEAQRIGVPVLGPDVNESSERFGVNDKGQIRFGLAAIKGAGETAVSHIIKEREENGKYNDIFNFVERMDLSVINKRTFEALTFAGGLDCFDDVHRAQIFAKTDTGKTNLELLLAYSKAQKEEAASAQVSMFGGADGKVEVMRPRLAEIERWAEIDKLNKEKEVVGFFISGHPLDQYKIEMKTSCTSTLANLENARKGAELKVGGMITEVAHRKTASGRDFGLFTLEDYSGNYKFALFGKEYDHYKGFLVQGEFLLITGRMEERYKNPDQVELKIKNISLLSDVKQKPISSINIAINLLNLNETLIMDLENLFNDCKAGDCKIKMEFFHQAPQQGRTFVKTVSHHLQIEPSSNLVRDIEQLGVVCQVG